One stretch of Pyrenophora tritici-repentis strain M4 chromosome 4, whole genome shotgun sequence DNA includes these proteins:
- a CDS encoding MetE, Methionine synthase II (cobalamin-independent): MVHSSVLGFPRMGADRELKKANEAYWADKLSRDDLIKEGKRLRLEHWKIQKDAGVDVIPSNDFAFYDHLLDHIQLFNAIPERYSKHSLHKLDEYFAMGRGHQKEGVDVPSLEMVKWFDSNYHYVKPTFQDGQSFQLAENPKPVAEFLEAKEAGIVTRPVLIGPVSFLALGKADRDQTVDPISLLEKLLPVYVELLQKLKEAGAEYVQIDEPVLVYDLPQKVKDAFKPAYEKLVASGLPKLILATYFGDVVHNLDVFPSLQGVAGIHIDLVRNPEQLDQVISKLGSSQVLSAGVVDGRNIWKTNFKNAIEIIETAVQKLGKDRVLVATSSSLLHTPHSLDSEKKLPEEVKDWFSFAVQKVSEVVVIAKAVNDGPAAVREALEANAKSMQARASSARTNNKAVKDRQASVTPEQHERKSAFPERYAQQKKHLSLPTFPTTTIGSFPQTKEIRISRNKFTKGEITAEEYEKFIEKEIDDVIKIQDELDLDVYVHGEPERNDMVQYFGERLDGYVFTTKGWVQSYGSRCVRPPIIVGDISRPAPMTVKESKYAASVSKKPMKGMLTGPITCLRWSFPRDDVHQSVQAQQLALALRDEVVDLEAAGIYVIQVDEPALREGLPLRAGTEREKYLSWAVDSFKLACAGVQDSTQIHSHFCYSEFQDFFHAIAALDADVLSIENSKSDAKLLKVFEDKAYPRHIGPGVYDIHSPRVPSEEEIKDRMAEMLKYLKPEQLWVNPDCGLKTRQWKETKAALINMVNAAKFYRKKYSS; this comes from the exons ATGGTACACTCATCAGTACTCGGTTTCCCCCGCATGGGCGCGGACCGTGAGCTGAAGAAGGCCAACGAAGCTTACTGGGCTGACAAGCTCTCGCGGGACGACCTCATCAAGGAGGGCAAGCGTCTGCGATTGGAGCACTGGAAGATCCAAAAGGATGCCGGTGTCGATGTCATTCCCAGCAACGACTTTGCTTTCTACGACCATCTCCTAGACCACATCCAGCTCTTCAAC GCTATCCCAGAGCGCTACTCCAAGCACTCCCTCCACAAGCTCGATGAGTACTTTGCCATGGGCCGTGGCCACCAGAAGGAGGGTGTCGATGTCCCCAGTCTG GAAATGGTCAAGTGGTTCGACTCAAACTACCACTACGTCAAGCCCACCTTCCAGGATGGCCAGAGCTTCCAGCTTGCCGAGAACCCCAAGCCCGTTGCTGAGTTCCTCGAGGCCAAGGAGGCTGGCATCGTCACCCGCCCTGTCCTCATCGGTCCCGTCTCCTTCCTCGCCCTTGGCAAGGCCGACCGTGACCAGACCGTCGACCCCATCTCTCTCCTCGAGAAGCTCTTACCCGTATACGTTGAGCTCCTCCAGAAGCTGAAGGAGGCTGGTGCCGAATACGTTCAGATTGACGAGCCTGTTCTCGTTTACGATCTGCCCCAGAAGGTCAAGGACGCCTTCAAGCCCGCATACGAGAAGCTCGTTGCCAGCGGCCTTCCTAAGCTCATCCTCGCCACCTACTTCGGTGATGTTGTACACAACTTGGACGTCTTCCCCAGCCTGCAGGGTGTTGCTGGTATCCACATCGACCTTGTCAGGAACCCTGAACAGCTCGACCAGGTCATCAGCAAGCTTGGCTCCAGCCAGGTTCTCTCTGCTGGTGTTGTCGACGGCCGCAACATCTGGAAGACCAACTTCAAGAACGCCATTGAGATCATCGAGACCGCCGTCCAGAAGCTTGGCAAGGACCGTGTTCTCGTCGCCACTTCCAGCTCGCTTCTCCACACTCCCCACTCTCTCGACAGCGAGAAGAAGCTTCCCGAGGAGGTCAAGGATTGGTTCTCCTTCGCCGTCCAGAAGGTCTCCGAGGTTGTCGTCATTGCCAAGGCTGTCAACGACGGCCCTGCTGCCGTCCGTGAGGCACTCGAGGCCAACGCCAAGTCGATGCAGGCTCGCGCCTCATCGGCCCGCACCAACAACAAGGCTGTCAAGGACCGCCAGGCTAGTGTCACCCCCGAGCAGCACGAGCGCAAGTCTGCCTTCCCTGAGCGATATGCTCAGCAGAAGAAGCACCTCAGCCTCCCCACCTTCCCTACCACTACCATTGGATCCTTCCCTCAGACCAAGGAGATCCGTATCTCGCGTAACAAGTTCACCAAGGGTGAGATCACCGCTGAGGAGTACGAGAAGTTCATTgagaaggagatcgacgaTGTCATCAAGATCCAAGATGAGCTTGACCTTGATGTCTACGTCCACGGTGAGCCCGAGCGTAACGACATGGTGCAGTACTTCGGTGAGCGCCTTGACGGTTATGTCTTCACCACCAAGGGCTGGGTTCAGTCTTACGGATCTCGTTGCGTCCGTCCTCCGATCATTGTCGGTGACATCTCCCGCCCGGCTCCTATGACCGTCAAGGAGTCCAAGTACGCTGCCTCGGTATCCAAGAAGCCCATGAAGGGTATGCTTACTGGACCCATCACCTGCCTCCGATGGTCCTTCCCCCGTGACGATGTCCACCAGTCTGTCCAAGCTCAACAGCTTGCTCTCGCTCTCCGCGACGAGGTCGTTGACCTCGAGGCTGCCGGCATCTACGTCATTCAGGTCGACGAGCCTGCTCTCCGTGAAGGTCTTCCCCTCCGTGCTGGCACTGAGCGTGAGAAGTACCTCTCATGGGCCGTTGACTCTTTCAAGCTTGCTTGCGCTGGTGTCCAGGACTCGACTCAGATACACTCCCACTTCTGCTACTCTGAGTTCCAGGACTTCTTCCACGCCATTGCCGCGCTTGATGCCGACGTTCTGTCCATCGAGAACAGCAAGAGCGACGCCAAGCTCCTCAAGGTGTTTGAGGACAAGGCCTACCCCCGCCACATCGGACCTGGTGTCTACGACATCCACTCCCCTCGTGTTCCTTCCGAGGAGGAGATTAAGGACCGCATGGCGGAGATGCTCAAGTACCTCAAGCCCGAGCAGCTCTGGGTCAACCCCGACTGCGGTCTCAAGACGCGTCAGTGGAAGGAGAccaaggctgcgctgatcAACATGGTCAACGCGGCCAAGTTCTACCGCAAGAAGTACTCTTCTTAA
- a CDS encoding Atrophin-1 multi-domain protein — protein MSSRKLLSLEGRIRSMSILHLALILSTVATSVAQMPYNPTRILQNNDTLYVFRPSSQSTAQFQLDSVDISSKLVASNLPYNTISSTLPFLDDTTPRAFTPILDHDGNLTVYAGDCTLGASGGQIWSFTSGGNGKPSWSKEKVSVVDGSHTSIMGANYLSGGMSFSSVVGGKARNTGAYFFGGMCPNQTESDSKWQSAANYSNLMVTLQPDGSASQPLNLKLDISSSRGPPVPEAGFTITGLPPTFSDRSDGTQIQQQNFLLIGGHTSAAFINMSQIALFSLPEQGWTFVGVQQPDTSRKDLAVRADVSTVDPRSGHTAVMSEDGKQIIVVGGWVGDVNTPAEPPLAILNIADGYGGDGNWQWTVPVTNGAGLPKGSGLYGHGAAMLPGGVMMITGGYTISPPSTRRARAISAKANTLTYFLNVTSRTWIADYMPPPGMFFDSANSGLLSTTAQKAGLGVGIGIGLAAVCGLFAFYIWYTRRLKKQRDIREKQLQNLSYNTHRYSPEDYSPGFDGRIGHSDPLDRLPDPNGPYYFPPGTQGGQGWKATSRGDVERTGLLVEIPSPTRGLRRNLGGRPYSIGRTRGPGGIHPIDELEEDAEDDSGHDNAYQTEMTETRPRSRANILDNAPILDPFITSRANAQRDLFSTPHGLSAIQTSDLNGNQGSGRISLNMAGRISPEKSTSDRTDSNLSETSVHSWTSSHAGVVRSTSMRSSAMMDMVTANPFKTPDASPTHEKVKRTFETGLSRDDVPQTVSIEPDGVPHYNTTSSFPRLQAEGQALLGGNPERSRPDTGSSNSAHRHTESGGSQTVTTTPATSVGLDSAAIAQPAARVRRMSWLGSVRRVLTRSASSAERRSLAATMTYHEPYRDDPISPIEKTPASARKSFPAATAPPRRAASDASFWRNRRGQQDWLEDEQDSTWRRTAGDDWGTPEDIAMAERERARQEWRERGNLLVNINNGDRLPTPRTPISPDQLGIPPILDRPCTPASEADWDVEAAVERRVVQVMFTVPKSKLRVVNADIDGCSIMSPAYVAKAFAVEFYQVDED, from the exons ATGTCTTCACGCAAACTGCTGTCCCTTGAGGGACGAATACGAAGCATGTCAATCCTCCATCTGGCGCTCATCCTCTCTACCGTCGCAACATCTGTCGCCCAAATGCCTTACAACCCGACGCGGATTCTCCAGAACAACGATACCCTCTATGTCTTCCGCCCATCGTCCCAGTCGACTGCTCAGTTTCAGTTAGATAGCGTCGATATTTCGTCCAAGCTTGTGGCCTCGAATCTCCCCTACAACACGATATCTTCAACCCTACCTTTCCTCGACGACACCACGCCGCGCGCCTTTACTCCGATCCTCGATCATGACGGGAACTTGACTGTGTATGCTGGCGACTGTACTTTGGGGGCAAGTGGAGGACAGATATGGAGTTTTACGTCGGGTGGAAATGGAAAGCCCAGCTGGAGCAAGGAAAAGGTGTCTGTCGTGGACGGTTCGCACACTTCCATCATGGGTGCCAATTACCTCAGTGGTGGAATGTCCTTTTCATCTGTCGTAGGCGGAAAAGCTAGGAACACTGGAGCATACTTCTTTGGCGGCATGTGTCCCAACCAAACCGAGTCCGACAGCAAGTGGCAATCTGCGGCCAACTACTCCAACCTCATGGTCACTCTCCAGCCCGATGGCTCCGCCAGTCAACCCCTCAACTTAAAGCTGGATATTTCATCAAGTCGCGGACCACCGGTACCAGAAGCTGGCTTCACCATCACTGGCCTACCACCAACCTTCTCAGATCGGAGCGACGGCACGCAAATTCAACAACAGAACTTCCTTCTCATTGGAGGACACACCAGTGCTGCCTTCATCAACATGTCGCAAATTGCCTTGTTCTCGCTCCCCGAACAAGGCTGGACCTTTGTCGGTGTGCAACAACCCGATACATCTCGTAAAGATCTGGCGGTCCGAGCAGACGTCTCTACCGTCGATCCTCGATCAGGTCATACTGCTGTCATGAGTGAAGATGGGAAACAGATCATTGTCGTTGGTGGCTGGGTTGGCGACGTCAATACACCGGCAGAGCCTCCACTCGCGATTCTTAACATCGCCGACGGCTATGGGGGTGATGGTAACTGGCAATGGACAGTACCTGTTACGAATGGTGCAGGGCTACCGAAGGGCTCAGGTCTCTATGGTCATGGTGCGGCCATGCTGCCAGGCGGCGTAATGATGATCACTGGGGGTTATACTATTTCACCACCTAGCACGCGGCGCGCAAGGGCTATTTCAGCCAAGGCCAATACTCTCACCTACTTCTTGAACGTCACTTCCAGGACCTGGATCGCCGATTACATGCCTCCTCCAGGCATGTTTTTCGATTCAGCCAACAGCGGGCTGTTATCTACCACAGCACAAAAAGCCGGCTTGGGAGTTGGGATAGGTATTGGACTGGCCGCTGTATGTGGCCTGTTTGCCTTTTACATCTGGTATACAAGGCGTCTCAAAAAGCAACGAGATATCCGCGAGAAACAACTTCAGAACTTATCATACAACACGCACAGATATAGTCCCGAAGACTACTCACCAGGCTTTGACGGCCGCATTGGTCACTCTGATCCTTTGGATCGCCTTCCAGATCCGAACGGCCCGTACTACTTCCCGCCTGGCACTCAGGGAGGTCAAGGCTGGAAAGCCACAAGTCGGGGAGATGTTGAGAGGACCGGGCTGCTAGTTGAGATTCCAAGTCCGACGCGCGGACTGCGACGTAATCTGGGCGGTAGACCCTATTCCATCGGTAGAACTCGTGGTCCGGGAGGCATACACCCGATTGACGAACTTGAAGAAGATGCCGAAGACGATTCTGGCCACGACAATGCTTACCAAACTGAAATGACCGAAACGCGCCCCAGGTCTAGGGCGAACATACTAGATAATGCCCCGATTCTTGACCCTTTCATCACCTCTCGCGCCAATGCCCAACGAGATCTCTTCTCCACGCCACATGGTTTGTCTGCAATTCAAACTTCTGACCTCAACGGAAACCAGGGATCCGGACGTATCAGTCTGAACATGGCAGGAAGGATATCACCGGAAAAGTCTACCTCTGACCGTACCGACTCCAACTTGAGCGAGACTAGTGTTCATTCTTGGACATCTTCTCATGCTGGCGTAGTGCGCAGTACTTCAATGCGATCGAGCGCCATGATGGACATGGTGACTGCCAATCCCTTCAAGACGCCAGACGCAAGCCCGACACACGAAAAAGTCAAGAGGACATTCGAAACTGGCCTTTCCCGTGATGATGTTCCGCAAACTGTCAGCATTGAACCAGATGGCGTTCCCCATTATAACACCACCTCTTCCTTTCCACGTCTTCAAGCAGAAGGCCAGGCGTTATTGGGAGGCAATCCTGAgcgatcaagaccagacACAGGTTCTTCTAATTCAGCACATCGCCACACAGAAAGCGGTGGTAGTCAAACTGTGACAACGACTCCAGCAACATCAGTTGGGTTAGATTCGGCTGCTATCGCACAACCAGCAGCAAGAGTGCGCAGGATGAGCTGGCTGGGAAGTGTTCGCAGAGTATTAACAAGATCCGCCTCGAGCGCCGAGCGTAGATCACTCGCTGCCACAATGACCTACCACGAACCCTATAGAGACGATCCCATCTCCCCCATCGAAAAGACCCCAGCCTCTGCAAGAAAGTCCTTcccagcagcaacagcaccACCCCGCCGAGCCGCCTCCGACGCAAGCTTCTGGCGCAACCGCCGCGGCCAACAAGACTGGCTAGAAGACGAACAAGACTCAACCTGGCGCCGAACGGCCGGCGACGACTGGGGCACCCCCGAAGACATCGCCATGGCGGAACGCGAACGCGCACGACAAGAATGGCGCGAACGAGGAAACCTCCTCGTCAACATCAACAACGGCGATCGCCTACCCACCCCCCGCACACCAATCAGCCCCGACCAACTCGGCATCCCGCCCATCCTTGACCGGCCCTGCACCCCCGCCAGCGAAGCAGACTGGGACGTTGAAGCCGCCGTCGAGCGCCGCGTAGTCCAAGTCATGTTTACAGTTCCGAAATCTAAACTCCGCGTTGTCAACGCTGACATCGATGGCTGTAGTATCATGTCC CCCGCGTACGTTGCCAAGGCCTTCGCCGTCGAATTCTATCAAGTCGATGAAGATTAG